A window of Synechococcus sp. WH 8109 genomic DNA:
CAACCCACGGCCATAGCCTTGATAGGCAAGGGTCGATCCCGAGAAACGATCGCTGATCACCCAATCACCACGCTCAAGAGCAGGACGGATCAGCGTTTCAACATGCTGAGCCCGATCGGCGGCATACAGCAACAGTTCAGCGGTGGGAGCTGGTGCCTCCTGGTCTGCCGTGTGCAGCAGGAGTTCACGGATCGAGCGCCCCAGGGGAGTGCCTCCGGGCTCACGGGTGCAGACCACAGCAGCGCCCTTCGGCATCAGACCGCTGTTGGGCAACCACTCGATCAGATGCTGGATCTGCGTGGTCTTGCCGCAGCCGTCGATGCCCTCCAGAACAATGAAGCGACCTGTCATGGCAAACGAAGAGCCAGAGCGTTGAGCACTACAGTGATCGAACTCAGGGCCATCAAAAGCGCTGCTAATGGAGGCGACAGCAGCACCCCATGGCTGGGGAGCAGGGCACCGGCGGCCACTGGGAGAACTATGAGGTTGTAACCGAAGGCCCAGAACAGGTTCTGCCGCACCTTCACCAGGGTGCGGCGCGCCAGGCTGAGGGCTTCGGGCAGATTGTCGAGCCGATCGCCGAGCAACACCAAACCAGCGGAGTCCTGCGCGATCTGGGTTCCAGTGCCAATGGCAATCCCAAGATCAGCCGCGGCCAGGGCCGGCGCATCGTTGATGCCGTCGCCCACCATTGCCACCCTCTCCCCCTGCCGCAGCTGCTCGAGGCGCTGCAACTTCTGTTCCGGCAGCATCTGCCAGCCCAGATCCTTGGCGGCAAAGCCCAGCTGCTGACCAAGGCGCTGCACAGCCGCCTGCCGATCACCACTGAACACCGAAAGCGCCAGACCGTGAGAGCGAAGGCGTTGCAACGCCGGAGCAACATCCGGGCGCAGCTGATCCTCGATCTGCACCAGGCCCACCAGGACAGCTCCCACAGCCACAGCCACCACCGAGCCTTCAGCGGCAGAGAGCCAGTCCTGGGCGGTGGGGGCGATGGCAACACCCTGCTCCTCCAACCAGTCGGGCTTGCCAACACGCACCTGAGCCGATGCACCCTCCACCTGGCCCTCCAGGCCCAGGCCGGAGACAGTGCGAACGTCCTCGCAGTTCAGTAGCGCGAGCTCCCGGCGCTGGGCCTCCTGCAGCAGGGCGTAGGCCAAGGGATGGCGGCTGCTTTGCTCCAAGCTGGCCGCGAGCTGCAACAAATGATCCGGGTCATCACCGTACACATCGGTCACGAGGGGACGACCCAAGGTGAGGGTGCCGGTCTTGTCGAAGACCACATGCTCCAAACCGGCGGCGGTTTCGATCACATCACCACCGCGGAACAGCCAGCCGCGCCGTGCTGCCAAGCCGGTGGCCACCGTGATCACAGTGGGGGTCGCCAAACCGAGGGCACAGGGGCAGGCGACCACCAGCACGGCGATTGACAGTTGCAGGGCCAGACCCATCGGAGTGCTGGCTCCACTGCCCAAGCCGCCGTGATGCATCCCATGGCCATGGGACATCTCATGGGTCATGGGCATCCCAGGTGCTGACGCCTGCAGAACCTCAGGCCAGTGTTCAGCGCCGAACAACCACCAGAACAAAAACGTGGCGAGGGCCAAGCCGATCACGCCGTAGCAAAAACGGCCTGCCACACGATCGGCCAGGCCCTGGATGGGGGCCCGACGGGCCTGGGCCTGCTCCACCAGACGAATGATCCGGGCCAGGGCGGTTTCGGCACCAACACGGGTGACCTTCAAAACCAGGGTTGACTCCAGATTGAGGCTGCCGGAGGACAACTCCGTGCCGGGCTCCGCCTGCAGCGGCAGGGGCTCACCGGTGATGCTTG
This region includes:
- the tmk gene encoding dTMP kinase — its product is MTGRFIVLEGIDGCGKTTQIQHLIEWLPNSGLMPKGAAVVCTREPGGTPLGRSIRELLLHTADQEAPAPTAELLLYAADRAQHVETLIRPALERGDWVISDRFSGSTLAYQGYGRGLDRDLIQRLERIATTGLQPDLTLWLRLSVQESLQRRLGDKEDRIEAEGAAFLERVAQGFAELARQRSWCAVAADQSASAVRAALERQFQERLA
- a CDS encoding cation-translocating P-type ATPase, producing the protein MKCGGCVRAVETTLLDQPGVQRADVNLVSRSAWLDLTAGEIDVDGVLKALADRGFPAKERSLDAPIGAVAARQALPGWWQQWRQLMVALVLLLLSVLGHLSEAGHLSLPLIGSLPFHATLATVALLGPGRPILVGGVAAARAGAPSMDSLVGLGVSSAYVASLVALVWPQVGWPCFFNEPVMLLGFVLLGRFLEERARFRTGQALQQLAELQPDTARLLLSDGAIREVRVGALRPGETVQLLAGDRIPVDGVVLEGASAVDVSSITGEPLPLQAEPGTELSSGSLNLESTLVLKVTRVGAETALARIIRLVEQAQARRAPIQGLADRVAGRFCYGVIGLALATFLFWWLFGAEHWPEVLQASAPGMPMTHEMSHGHGMHHGGLGSGASTPMGLALQLSIAVLVVACPCALGLATPTVITVATGLAARRGWLFRGGDVIETAAGLEHVVFDKTGTLTLGRPLVTDVYGDDPDHLLQLAASLEQSSRHPLAYALLQEAQRRELALLNCEDVRTVSGLGLEGQVEGASAQVRVGKPDWLEEQGVAIAPTAQDWLSAAEGSVVAVAVGAVLVGLVQIEDQLRPDVAPALQRLRSHGLALSVFSGDRQAAVQRLGQQLGFAAKDLGWQMLPEQKLQRLEQLRQGERVAMVGDGINDAPALAAADLGIAIGTGTQIAQDSAGLVLLGDRLDNLPEALSLARRTLVKVRQNLFWAFGYNLIVLPVAAGALLPSHGVLLSPPLAALLMALSSITVVLNALALRLP